AGTGGTCGTAGGGTGTATTGTGACTCCGGAAGGGTAGGTAGTACCGTTGTAGATTTATAGATTGCAGTAATGACTTCAGACCTGCCAGACCGTTAACTCGACTcaaaatttaactttaataaaaataaaactaataataatctttattataaaacagaattaaaataaataaaaaatatatgtccgAATATTCATAAGGCTAAAATCATGAAATTATCGTATTGTCATCGATCGATACGTGTATAAATCTTTGAAGTTAATTGGATGTTTTGAATTTTGTAGAAAATTACGTTGAATCATTTCGTTGCCTAGAGGGATAATCATTAGACGGATGAAGACAgaacaaactaataaaagcaTGTTAAAAACGACTTCGACTTATTTAAGCTACCGCTACTTTTGTtagttaattaatgttttattttggcCTGGTTCTCTGTTTAACTAACTCAGCAGTTTCTATTAAGAATTAAAAGGATTCTGGCAAACAGGAGTACCTATTCTACTCTGTGGAAGATTTTTAAGTGATtgtttcgcagcagaaataaatTTGATGTTGAAACTTAGTCTTGCGAACTCACAATAGGTCGCATCACTAGAATGaattgaaataacaataaactaTGAATCTTTTCAAACAAAATTCGAGATATTTGAAACTATCGATAAAATCTTTTTCGCACCTCTACGAGCGTATTAGTCGTCTCGTAAAGAATGTGTTCAATGTATATAGCTTTTACGATACTTTTACGaacactaaattaaaataatttatcataAAGTAAATCAgttgctaattaaaaataacgctCTTCGTAAATTAATATATGGTAAAGCCAATGATAATATTCtatattaaaagttttttttttttttttatttaatatattttctacacacagctgttagaagaaacacggaAATagggatacagagtacaagggcacaaCTTATTTCGTGCTGAAATCTCTTCTAATAGACCCGTacaaggaaagaagaattaggaacacaaacctattgcatacagtaaacattacatataataatatatacacatattagagatacaaaacaatttttGATATCCACCAAAAGTTTTCTGTgataacttttaaattttttcagtgcCTTTGTACGCAGATCAATGTACCACCTAcggacccacctgatggtgagtggttactctagtccatggacgtcagcaatggtaAAAACTTAGAGGAACATTCAATATCAGAGGATATTTTCCTTTTTGCATACTATGATTTTCGGCGATATTTTGGAtagattgatttaaaaaaaaactatcctaTCTAACTATGTATGACATTATAATGGAATaaccgccaccggagtagagttcatccatactacctggagccactgcggtcatccacagtgcgtttccagagatcttttttgccacgtaccatccggctatggaatgagctcccctccacggtgtttcccgagcgctatgacatgtctttctgcaaacgaggcttgtggagagtattaagcagtaggcagcggcttggctctgcccctggcattgctgaagtccatgggcgcgggaaccactcaccatcaggtgggccgtatgctcgtctgcctacaagggcaataaaagaaaaataaaaaaaaaaacaaaaaaataaaaccttccaaatgactccgaaactggacatcgctcgaaatatcgacccccagaatcccgataatcgcggaaagctgcagggatactccttgaaatcccggcgccatgacaaaagggtccttcttcgcagtaaATTAACGCCAGCGGCAACAACCATACATATTTCCAGGTCAAAAATGGTAACCTTGGAGAAATCGTCTAATACCCATATGTCTTTTCAGCCCacaagggccataaaaaaaaaaagaataacgtAAATTTTATGCAAACTCATACTGTATTCTTACTTCGGAACATTCGAACTACGATATTATTGCGTACTTTCAAAATTTCTCTGTTGAATGAGAAGTGTTTCTTCTACGTAACAAAGTACTACAAATATTACGAAACACTACTCTCTATTTTCGAAATTATGTGAAAATTGTTATGCTGTTGTGCTTTAAACGTAACAATTTATACAACAGTGAAAACTTTCATGGAACACACAGGGACGCATTCAGGCCTAATAGAAAATGGAAAATTTAGAAAGATTACAATGCTAAAACATTTGCCTATCTTTCAACTATGGAGACGTTTGTTGATACTGGAGAGGCCGCATGACCACCAGTAGTACCTCCTtcgtaaaaaaaaggttaacgaccaagggaagatcttccactggggtgcaagcgggtgatattgctcgctagaccgacggtccgaatgttgttgtttcaggtatctgtcaaatacCTTGTATTgggtgatggctacccgccataCTAACACCAGCTAACCATCTTCTCTAAggtatttttgaagtcgtcgtggtctaaaggataagacgtccggtgcattcgtgttgagcgatgcatcggtgttcgaatcccaggcgggtaccaatttttgtaatgaaatacgtactcaacaaatgttcacgattgacttccatggtgaagaaataacatcttgtaataaaaatgaaacccgcaaaattataaattgcgttattgcggtggtaagacctcttgtaagtccgcacgggtaggtaccaccaccctgcctatttctgccgtgaagcagtaatgcgtttcggtttgaagggtggggcagccgttgtaactatacttgagaccttagaacttacatctcaaggtgggtggcgcatttacgttatagatgtatatgggctccagtaaccacttaacacccgatgggccgtgagctcgttcacccaccttagcaataaaaaaaaacggtaggaggcagcggcttggctctgcccctgtgaTTGTTGACGTccttgagcgacggtgaccacttaccatcaggtgagcggtatgcacgtctgcctacaaagccaaaaaaaaaaacgaaaaataatttattagaatGATAGTTTCATATACATTAAAGTATCTCGGAAAATTTCTCTCCCACTAAACAATTTCTAAACTCCGACCCTGTTTCTTTACTTATCACTTCATTATCACTTGCTCCCGTCAAACGCATCGATTCAACATTCAACATTTCAGACTACAACTCACAAGTAAGCTGTTGACAAGAAAACACAAAAAGTTATCTACGTAAATAAAAGTCGGACATATTTCCAAGTTTAAAAGATTAAAAGAAGATTAATATCGTACAAAATGAAAATCTTATCCATTATATtgctgtttgtttgtattgtcgAGGGAGCTCTTGACGAAGAAAAAGGAGAAGTCGAAGCAAGAGGAAAAGCAAAATACGCCTTATTGAGTGAGTCTTGAcgattgtttttaattgtgGTAGTCATGGAGACGAGGCGAAACTCATCCGATATAAGCCATTTCAACGGAAGAAAGCGGAATCGTCGTGAAAAACGCAACTTTACACCAGAGCcataaaactatttcaaaaattaatatgtaactcatattataattatagcaataaaaagttgaaaattggtatataatttataaatacatacatataatctaGATTATatagacgcttgaaaggcaaacgtgactaagcgacaatggggaactttacagtagactaatttaaagttgaaatacctgaaaaaaagtctattttaacgaatctagctgtaggattgaaatgattttaatagacctagaaatatattttatttgcgcatcgaatatggttattgcctatcatttatgtataaagcagttattgtcgcttagtcacgtttgcgtTTCAAGCGTCAAATGTATTACAGTAttcgaaataattttataaatggtGTAAAATTgggtttttaaaatgatgacaaTCACGCTTTCTTCCGtcgatatatacatacatacatctataTACATCTATATACATAGACTatctgtacccgtccgcttcgctgggcatttaaaattaacattattatttctgaccccacacaaagattctcatcataaacgcccccgcaactggtgtagggagtctaacactcatataactattagcctatccattaagtagctGTATTTTccacatggataccaagtttcacgTCAATccgatgcatagttcagtagttataacggaacatccataaaaaccactgtagatattagtatagaaattaTTGTATTCGGAATAATTTTATGACTGGTGTAAAAttaggtttttaaaatgatgacaaTTACACTTTCTTCTGtcgatatatacataaatacatatgtgcatctaaatatatagacatatatacatatacacataaatatacttacatacataaaaaaatgtgtgcgtgtactagtgtacacacgtaagaagtgaaacttgtttatggccttatttttcgaaaaatgatctacatgcaactttctagaaattggttaaataaagtaaaattagataaagtttaaacaaaaggattttattatcatagacatgaatacaaaaaagttaaattagataaagtttaaacaaaaggattttattatcatagacatgaatacaaaacagatggcgcgtaacggaaaaatgtgacgcgtaaccgaaaaatgtgacggtaaatttttttccaacgccgataaggaagtttcacttcaataatgtGTTATATATGTAGTTCTTAGAGTTTTAATATTGATAGTTTTTATTCGTTACTAGCtaacccagcagacttcgtagtgccttaatcgataaataaaagacctaaactattgtataaaataaacttaaaacaaacaataggaatccgtccgacgggggacatatcaaatgaaaaacaaagtttgttatttttatttaattccgagctttttcataattatctaccttttaaaccttctctggacttccacaaataattcaagaccaaaattagccaaatcggtacagccgttctcgagtttagcgagactaacgaacagcaattcatttttatatatttagattcGTTATAAAGCAAGAGTTAAGGGACTTACTCGTTGTTACTTACTCTTTACAAAACCCCGCATGAATTGAAACACAAAAGACGGATTCCTTTCCGAAATGGTTACgagacatttttaatttatacgaTTTTTCTGAATGGTCCGTTCAGCGAAACCGGGTATTACATGAAAGTACCCGGTTCGGTTAAATCCCGGCCGGTTTAAAACGAGCGTCCTCTTTCCGACGCGCTTGAGGGCTTTTTATCTGGAATGCACTTAAAAGGCGCGGACGTTGAGAGAAGCATAAAATTAACgttttgaaacatttatttatttgagaatgtggaaatgagatgaaattaagGGGAGCCGTTAAATGTTTTAAGATCAAAGaagtttatgtttaatttaagtTTCGTCCGGAGTTGTAAAGGATTGTTAAATGTTTAATTAGTCtgtaatttttaattgcttttacgTGGCTTGGAGAGGGAAGCGAATCTTCTTATGTTTATTCGCGTGACGAAGttgtttgatttaaatattaggCTTTTGATAGGCAGCAttttttactgctggtaggacctcttgtgagtccgcacggttaggtaccaccaccctgcctaattctgccgtgaagaagttatgcgtttcggtttgaagaccttagaacttatatctcaaggtgggtggcgcatttacgttatagatgtccatgggctgcagtaaccacataacaccaggtaggctgtgagctcgtccacccatctaagaaataaataaaaagagcaGTTAAATCAAAGTTGTCCTAAGTGTCCACGCCATATGAATAAGTATAATAGTATCGTATCGAAGTATCGAAAAAGTATCAAAGAACATTCGTGAACCTTGAAAATATAGAGTTAATTGAAAAAAGATAATTCTTTTAAAAGTTTTTCAAAGGACCTCGTTTACATTTACggagaaaaaaattcaattacttATTTCAatgattaattttttatttgtataattttttcgCAGTTTTAGGCAAAGGGTTGCCATTAATTTGAGTGTGGTCCgccattttgaaataattaataaattcattacTAAGCAATTCTGAATCGTGAAATACGATAAATAGCTGAAAAGGCTATGAGAAACATACGAATATGACTCATTTCTTGTTAATAGCGagttttttcacaaaaataatccgtacaaaatgtttttcttttgttgcaGTCAACTTAGCAATAGTACTCGCCGGTAAAGTCGGATTATTCAAGATATGTTTGGGCATTGCCCTCGTATTGGGCACTATAAAATTGCTGGTGTTTATGGCGTGGGCCCTAGCGATATTCAAATACGTGCCCGACCCGTACATCTATTACGAGACGAGTAAATACAGACCGAATCATAATCTGTTCGATTACAAATTTGGACAAAACGATCATTTTAAATACGGATATTTAGATCGGTTTGAGAATAACGTTGACCGACCTAGTAGCATGTTGGAAACGGTTTTGAGCTATTTTAGGCATCAGTGAAGTTCGGTAGGTtcctaataaatataattgtagataataatattatttaatttttaatttggtcTAAGCTCTCCTTGGGATTAAAttgataactatttttttttttttaaattacttaaatgtAAGTAACCATTGATAGGACTGTTGGCTAGTTTGTCTAACACCAAAATAAgaaagatataaatataaattcgcGTAATCTCAGAACTATGATGCCAATAAAGCGTCAATTTTCTCACTTTTAACTCCAATTAATGCTTAACATCGGATGAGGCTAGCTCGTTTATCCAtttgtgtattaaataaatctacCAGAAAATTATTAAGATTGAAAGATTAAGTGTAACAACATCTTTTTGTGTCTGtatctattaattttttttattttgattttattccttagataggtggacgagctcacagcccacttggtgttaagtggttactggagcccatacaaatccccaacgtaaatgcgtcacccaccttgagatataagttctaaggttacaggtatagttacaacggctgccccacccttcaaaccgaaacgcgttactgcttcacggcagaaataggcagggtggtggtacccacccgcgcggactcacaagaagttctaccaccagttaaatcAATCGgtcatattttatatgtatttaacacaTTATATAATTGCAATCATGGGAATCGGTAAAGACTTCCTAATATAAACAATTTGAGAAAGGCTTATAATTTTCATGACTCAATTATTAGGTATATAAGAACATGTCAACTCCCATATGTTTTCTAAATCAAAtgttatattaaatttcattcttATTTCGTCCGCAGTTCATTTCTTCTATGTGGCGGCAACGAAGCTATTCGTTTTGAAGGTGGTCTACGGGATATTGTTTTACGTTTTGCTATCAAAACTATGGCACTTCGGACTTTGGTTCATACACTATTTGAAAGAGAAGAAACATCATCATGTCGAGTACATTGAGCATGACCACGAGCCGTTTCATGGGCATTACGACCATGGACCGAGCCAATACGACCCTGTACCTTATGCTTACGATAAATACGCCGTTGTCAATTCTGGGTACACCAAAATGAATGGACACGAAAAATACGGTTCGTTGGGTATTTACAAGAGCGGTGTCTATGATTCTGATGGATCTTACTCTGTTAAAAGTCGATGAAAAATAACTAATTtccttaatttatttaatttatttgtacgttaataattatttgtgaTAGTTATAATTTAAGTTCACAGAATAAAGAGTGTTGACGAATCAAACGTCGCGtcatacattgatggctgtgattggacaacgatgacgtcatatcgcacggACCAATCACAGATCAGCAAACGCAATAGTGgcaccaattgtcaaaatttaaaattatgacacacaaaaaaaagatggacgcgcatgtcaattgtattttgtaaaatatataaatgtaatatttataatgagtatttgaagaagtaaacgcatttattcatttttttggcCACCTCAACATACTtctaagaaatagacgcaacaAAGAgcatgttttaaatatatacaattttttctttACCTATTTGCTAGTAGCCTAAGAGGCCATTCTAGCTAGGCGCGGACGGttaagtgagctcacgagcttaaccttttgatgtctatgagctaaagtaaccacttaactataCATGGTCCGTGCGagtatttatgtaataaattaataaaagaataattagaacttatatctcaaagtgggtggcgcgtttacgttgtagatgtctatgagctccagtaaccacttaacaccaggtgggctgggagctcgtccacccatttaataaataaaaaaaaaaagatttgtggtgtcgtgggacacaggataagaacgaagttccttattataaaaatattaatttaaatttctattcgaggtataaagaaaacaaaactggaggtttcgcaacaacccacggtcattcggtaacgtgcgaacttattgtggtacacttcattcacggttgtttgcataagagttagtgtattgcgcaaacgaacgctctgagatcgtggtcaatgaatgataaaaaaatatgttattttttgtacgttattacaaagttaagtcgtacactgtgtgcattactaataaaaatcttacgttacggacgttttcccggttagggtgcccctccgcatcgtcccataaggaacttaataatataatttatttggaaATGTTGAAGCACCTTAATGGGGTTAGACCGGGAAAAGGATTATCGGCACTATAGCAATTGTTTCGATGCGAATGCGTTGCTATTATATATACAATGGTAGATGTAAAATCCATTCTGGATAGGATTTGCGTAATACCCATTCACTAAGAGGCCTTATATCATAAATACAGAATCTAGGTATATAGGTTGTAAGTCTATCAGAGGATTACCTATTCTTGGGAATCTTGTGATATTTCGATTTTGTGAAAAGAAATGTAGGTATCTATTCTCCatgctatttattattattattgtcatatTATCCTTACAAATATTGGAGGTCGAAGCATTTGAAGCTACACTCTgactagttattaataaatgagCCTGGGAGGAGACCAATTATTGTGCATGCTAGAACGGCGCCTTGTGCCATTAGGAAAAAAATTttgctattttaaaaatgtaaatatttgctCGTGAATTATTGCAGGCGTCAGTAGGTATGCTTATTAAATCCTTACGAAataagatttttaatttaagatattaaaatttataataatactaatatgaAATAGATGAGTTAATGTtgccatatattattatttttatgtttatgttttaattaataaagtttGTTAAGAttgcagtattttttttctgttcagttaaaatgtataataaataataataataacagacgGGCGGCAACTTCGAGTACTAACTGAaaaactaagcaataatttttgttttttttcgacctatgctgatagccttgagaggctatttcagcttctccttggcatataagtgagctcacggggctcaaaccgggattgttgctaacactggccctagcaagagcagtgcttcgcagaatctaccaccggatcggaaacgcgacccactgagaagattcggcgagaaactcagtgggctgtgtctatgggttaattcacttgtCGAGCCCGTcgtagcaagcgacgggttcgacgaggacggtgtccggtgcttgaggtacctaaaagcaccgttaatggatcgggaggatccgtaatgatgtgaaTCACTAGTGATGTACATTTTGTTCTAACTGACTTTTCagatgaatttaaatattcattgcaTCGTAAATTgagttttgaatttaatttttttttgttgtcacgGGCAGATAGGTCATAATTCGTTGGGTACGAGGTGAGCAGAACCTATAAAACTCACAACGTGAATaacaccccccccccccccttttgAGTAATGAGGTTGAAATCGGAACGCATAACCGTTTCACTGCAAAATAAGCGGGAAAGATTTACGCACGTGCGCTCCACTGTACTGGTATTTTCAGAGCAAAATTACTGTACATTCTCTAGTGAATCTAATCGCCTGAACACTTACAAGAAGAGATGACTTGCTGCTCTACGCCTGTTGGGTtaccgattttttatttttttcttatttttttatttattgcttagatgaatggacgagctcacagcccacctgatgttaagtggttactggagcccatagaaatctacaacgtaaatgcaccacccaccttgagatataagttgtaaggtgtcaatatagttacaacggctaccccaccattcaaaccgaaaagcattactactttacggcagaaatgggcacaagaggtcctaccaccagtaattgattGATTACCGTTGTCATTAGCGACTTTTTCAGATTTCCCAAATATATTCCAGTACcagtaatatttatttctagAATGTAATAAAGTTAACTGAATAAGACAAATATAAACGATTGTAGGTCGTGACTTATAAACTAAATTCAACCGATATTGAATTTAGTTTATAAGTCACGACTGATGTATCAGCTAATGTAGGTACTTATAAAGTGTATTCTCCACGATAGAGATTTAAAGGTTTGTGTGGAAAGAAGTGTTtaggtttatttatatttacatttatgatatgtatgtatttttgtgtataatattttttttttttttttttattgcctaggtatgtggacgagctcacagcccacctggtgttaagtggttactggaatccatagacatctacaacgtaaatgcgccacacaccttgggatataagttctaaggtctcagtatagttacaacggctgccccacccttcaaaccgaaacgcattactgcttcacggcaaaaataggcggggtggtggtacctacccgtgcggactcacaagaggtcctacaaccagtaattgaTTGATTACCGTTGTGATTAGCGACTTTTTCAGATTTACCAAATATATTCCAGTAccagtaatatttttttctagaatATCATAAAGTTAAGTGAATAagacaaatataaattattgtagGTTATCGGTTGAATTTAGTTTATAAGTCACGACTGATGAATCTAATGTACTAAAGTGTATTCTCCACGATAGACATTTGAAAGTTTGTGTGGAAAAAAGTGTTTAGGTATTTACATTTATAATGTGTATGTATTTTGGTATATaatgtgtatatatttgtattttaatttacaatgcaATTCACCTACTATTacttactctgcactacctttagTTGACTGGTAGAGGATGGCTAAAGCATTaaatccgccaatgtaaattttacatgcagtgtaaaaaaaaaaaaactgcatttagTTATTTAGTAACTGTACTTATATAGGTGTGACAGTTTATCATCTAGCTTCCATGAGCGTTTTGCAGTTAAAAATATGTGtgtgaaaacaataaaacattttaacaaCAACATCCGTAAGGGTGGTGCAGTTAAAACAAACTGTTGACAATCCAGGATGGACGTGACGGTAGTTTGTCTGCTACAAACATTGTAACGAACCAAAacaatgtattttattgtagAATCGTGATTGTAAATGGTGCGTATTCGATAATATTGCGCTTAGTCTATAGTCAAGattttaaacggccgtctggtgtagtggtacacaaacaagggggtcgcgggttcgaatcccgccaagggaagatatttgtatcatcatcatcatcatcattttttcctattaccctccgctggggtgtagggctcgaataaaatttttcaatttatatcggtcttgggcagtctgttctagctcctcccacgtcatgcccaagacccctagctcttgctccaccgagcgacgccaagttgttctggggcggcctctctaccttttgccagacactttccaggtcagtattctctttgataggtgggtatcaggctttctcaaagtgtgaccaatccaatgccacttccgtgTAAGGATACATCATAcaaatatgataaatataaatgtcttttccagggctatggatgtatattaaatatatgtatgtgtataataaaaatcttacatttatttccgttatctggtatctgtaacacaagtgctttacgaacttatcacgggaccagttaacgtggggtgattgttagtaaatatttatatttaaataggtaTGTTTGAAGCGTGTATAAAAATATAGAGAATGAAATTGTTTGAATTGTGTTTCCAAAGGAAAATTGATCATCAatagtatcatcatcatcagtatcTTCATCAATTTTCACGAgtagtagacataattaaaattacttttacgctttaattgtgaccacgaaaaccgtAGAGTATTTGTAACGATTAAACCGTATTAGCCATGTTTGCTCCCCTGTTTTTCTTGCCAAAATTAGAGTCCGTGACCGTTCCCTTTGTGAGTGTGGATTAGATGAAGTTACCCTGGATCACATTTTCTTCGACTGCCCCAATATCGTATCCCTtctttatgatatccttccCAATGACATTCCCcggcctattaatattaattgtttattaatttagtctattctaaacatgtCAATATTCTGTGTAAACTTTTATCTGTTAATAATATTCATCTCTAAAGTA
The Bombyx mori chromosome 5, ASM3026992v2 DNA segment above includes these coding regions:
- the LOC119628557 gene encoding uncharacterized protein LOC119628557; amino-acid sequence: MKILSIILLFVCIVEGALDEEKGEVEARGKAKYALLIHFFYVAATKLFVLKVVYGILFYVLLSKLWHFGLWFIHYLKEKKHHHVEYIEHDHEPFHGHYDHGPSQYDPVPYAYDKYAVVNSGYTKMNGHEKYGSLGIYKSGVYDSDGSYSVKSR